CGAGTGAGAAATATCTGCGAATGGGATCAAAGTTCGACTGAGAACATTTTTTCCTCAATATACCTGATGGAATAATATCCAGCactagaaataatattttattatggttATTTGGTgctatgtatttaaattaagtaaaactatttatgtttgttttgtttttaagactaAGGCATTCCTGGTAGGCCACTTAAGCTCTGGTGCTGGTGAATGAGATTTACGCGACACATTTGTTGCTCCAGGCGCTGTATGGTAGCGGTAAGATGAGAATTTTCCACGTAAAGTTCTTTGACGAGAACATCAGCATTGGCTAAACGTTGTGTCTGCTCAGTCATTATCATACCCTGTGTTTCGATTCGATTTCGAAGGTCTGACAATTCAGCGTGTTGCTGTTGCCATGTTTctaaatatcaacaaattaaattaaaaaaaatgcatgccaatttgattttaaggTATTAACTAATTAATTGTCTTACGTTGCATCAAAGATTCCGTATACTGGTGTTGTTGCTTAATAACATTTTGTAAGTGTCTATTTTTAAGCTCAAGATGATTGACTCTTTGAATAAGAGATGGATGTGCCGCCGCCCGCTAGACAGAAAGAtttgcaaattaaatatttgatgtATCAAAGTGCGAGTGTAAAACTTACAGCATATGCCTTCTCGAGTACAGGTTTTGCTTCCTGTAGCTGTTGAAGTTCCATAACTAAACCATCACGTTTAAGCGACAAGTCTTTTATTTGATCTTTTAGTTGAATTTCAAAGTATTTCAAACGTTTTAGTTCCTCCTTCATTATATTCGGACTTGAACAGCTGCTTGAAGCATTGCCTGTTGATTTTTGAATACTATGTGTTGAGGCAACACTATGCGATTCAAAACTCTTGCCTGATGCTGTTGACGAAGAATCTTCACAATCTTTTGTAGTATCTTCTGTTACTACTTTTgaattgtttggtttttggaTGGGCGATATGTTTTTATGTTCATCAGCAACAGCCACAGCAGAAGATTGCACAACCGAGTTAGATTGAGTGGTACTGAAAACGGTTGTTTCAGATGTTGACAAATTATTTAATCTAAAAGAATACATTTAACAtatatgacaaacaaaaaacaggaCAAACAAATAGTAAAtcaatgttatatttttatttgtttagattAGTAGGGGGGTTGTTCAATACAATAATGTGTTTTctcctttttcaaaatattctttaaaacaaTCAATACTTCTCTCTACGTAGTTAGACAAATTTTGGAAGCATTTTTATTCAATTCCCATGAGAGATctctaaaatatgattttggaAGGCATGAACATTCATAGAAAATTGTTGCccacacattttattttttaatagtatGCTCACATTTAAGGGCTTTTAGTTGCCCTTAATATACCAAAGACAGttggatttgaatttttaaatattgtaaagaatGTAGTGAAATTTCCACATTCGCGTAATACAGCTATGGAACGATTTTCTGTGAATAAGAGTGCCACCGAAGTTGGAAAATACTGATGGTTATTCCTGGAGGAGCGTGTATTACAGATGAAGTATGGATAAATACTACTGGCTTTTACActaaagcttaatttttttgataaaataaccACAAATGAGGATGAGAAAACAGACACTACTACAATAGTCTTCAAGCGACACAAATTAATCAACGATGTTATTAtcgattttattgattttggttGAATACTGTCTAAGAGACCCAAGTAAGATACCTAAGAACCAACTGATagatgggagttatattcaagttttgggcGCATATATGTTTAATAGAAATAAGTCAGCTCAGAAGGAGAGACAAATTTTTTGAATCGCCTTAGTAAAACCTAAACAATTTGCCGTATTTTTGGCTACATCGCGTATTTGTACCGAGATGTTTGGGGATACACATGCCGAGAATTCTTAGGAGTTCAGTTTCCATTCTTTGCAAGTGAGACTCATGGAAAGTGGCTAAGGTAACCAACATTGagtgaagcattaaattttaaacgatttctaAGACTAGTAGATTAGAAGTTTCAAACGAGAAAAGAGTGTCGGAGCCCTGAGGTACTAGcatatattttatgattttcagtCTTAAACCCATTTAaatgattgaattttaaatatccAGCACAACAATAGGACAGTTGAAGGAGAAAAATTCCTCATTTTTTTACTAACGATCAAACATTTGAAAGTCCTTGGATTCCAAATCAGGAGTGTAAGGTAAAAAACCCATCAAATCAATGttctagttttttaaaaattcaggaGTTTCAACTGCTCATTACGAATGGACCGTTATTGTTTATACAATATCGATTACTTTTTAGTTTCAGGCTCAAATTTGTTCTTGCTTTTTGAAAAAGTGCCAAAATTATGTGAGACTCAACGGAAAAATCCTTTTTCACATATAagttttcatacaattttcaagTCCCCTTCATCTTCGTATGTCACAACACCATTGTTTCTAAATTTGAATAGAAGACAAACATTCTAAATTGTTGTTtccaaaatatataaacattaaaTACCCGTTAAGTTGTAGAACGGCAATtctaaaaaagatttaatataAAGCCCAACCTCTGTAGTCTATATCTATACTTGgttcattgtttttctttttttgatccCAAATCTTGATTCGATAGACAGCTTTTGTTTTGAGGTCAACAAGTAATAAGGCTTCGACTCTAAGCGGTCGTATTattgatataataaaaatacGGGAAACATTGCTTCCCCTTTTCTATGTTGGAcccaatatttattattttattttaagttgatatATTACATGTAAGCCATCATTCACATTATAAATAACATGAATATCGATCAGTGtcgactttatttttaattcttgtatTCATATCaagcaattttaaagaaaacaatttgattttcgttttgagatttgaaattttgattcatGATCCTCTTGTGAATTTTATAGTCAAGCAAAACTGAGGTTCATCCTAAGAAAAAACAATCGTTTTAAAATAGCCCATAGAGTTGTCCAATTTAAAAAGCAATAGAAAACAATAGAATACCTCGATTCGAAATCATGAAAAGAGGAATTTATAGTGAAGCGGGTTTAACCCAAATTTCAACATTCCACTTCGAGCattgaatagaaaataaaacagacaaCCAAATTTATATTATAGCTATGTGCACAAGAaacatttacaaataatttttatttctctccGCATCGTAAAGTATATGTTTCGcttttcgttaaaaatttaaacctacaaaaataaaataaaacatttgattcatataaatatacatttcggaacaaaacacattttaaaataaatcttacaacgatttaaaaaattataaaaacaagacacaaataaatttaaaaaaaaatgtaaactcaCCTAGATCGCTGTGTTGTGGGTGTCTTTTGTAGATTCTTCTTCTTATACTGTGTTATGGGAGACTGAATTGTACTTTGATGCCAGAGATAACTAATTGGCGAACTCGCTGGACTTTCCAAGTCTGACATTTCTCCTCCAGATTGCATTTCAGTTGCACCAGTTAGAATTTCCACACTCTCGCCCAGCTTCATTTTAAGATCCTCGATTTCACCATGAAGCGATGCAATTTCTTTCGCTTTCTCTTCAAAGATTTGCCTTGTATTTTCGCGCAACTGTTCGGCTTCGGCTTCCAAGTCAGCATATTGCTGTTCGAGGACATCTTTTTCTTCGATCGGTGACAAACGACCGTCTTTACTGAATTGCTCCTCATATTCGCGTACTTTTTCCACCAGCTCGGTAAACTTGACATCGCTTTCTTTTTGTTCGTCTTCATAGATTTTTCGTTCTTTTTCGAAGAGTTGACGTTCCTCGGAGAGTTTGTCCTGCCAATAGTCTTCACAGTCTTCGTAGGCTTTTTGCATTTGTTCAAGACTTGCTTCGAGCTCTTTACAGCGCACTTCCAATGcatctttttcctttttcaagGTTGAAGCATCAAGATCTGAATCTTCATTTGATCCAGTCGAGGCGATGGCTGCTAGATCACTTTCCAGCTGAGATATTTTAGCTTTCAGAATGGCAATTTCCTGATCAGCATCAAGAGTGGAATTTTTGCTATCCTGTGAGAAACCCGACGAAGTACTCGGCGTAGAGGTCACGTTCAATGGGCTATTCAGTTCGGAGTTAAGTGCTATCCAATCTCCGCTCGTATCACTCTCACTGTTGGCCTCAGCATTACACCTACGGAATTTACCCAGACGCGGACTTTCCTCAGTTATTCTGGTCTTACTTGGAGAATCACCCCTCCTCTTTACAGCTGCCGAAGCATGTTCAGGATCATCTTCGGTACTCACTGGGACCGTCACTTTTTGAGATTTAGTCTTAGTCTTTACTCGTGATATTTCAAAGTTTAATCCTTCAACTTCGGCAACCAATTCGTCATTCTTATCTCGTAAATTAGCGTTTTCTATTTGTAAGCTGGTGATCTTCTCAATCAGTTCCAACATCTCCTCGGtgtctttttcatttttagatcCTTCGTCATTGCGACTTCTCTCCTCCGATTCGACCATTTCCTTATTTAGCTGGATATTAGCCTCAAGCAGACTAGTAACCTGTTTTTGCAGAACTGTTTGCTCATTCTCTAAGGCGTTGTTTTCTTTTCGAAGCGAATCCGATTCCGCTTTAAGCTTTGCTTCTTCTTGTTCCAGCATCTTAATTCGGGCTTCCAGGCGAGCTGTCAAATTAGACCAATTCTCTCGGTCATTTGCCATACGAGTTGTTAAGTCACGTACAACTTCTGCATGTCGTTGTTCTAATAGTCgtatctaaaaaataataataaaacaattagattttgcttttgttttgtttttttctttctaaatttaCCTCTTTTTTAGTTGTGTCTTCTAGATTTGCGTGTCTTTCGTCTATTTCTTGAGCCAATAGAATAACTCTTCGATTTGCGTCTTTGTTGTCAgcatgcatttttttgttctcttcg
This window of the Eupeodes corollae chromosome 3, idEupCoro1.1, whole genome shotgun sequence genome carries:
- the LOC129948972 gene encoding blastoderm-specific protein 25D isoform X5, which translates into the protein MEVSSDPYEQKLFQMFTSCDTNHSGTLDENALSKLCEMLELQDRGSVIIKNLIKNPRSRISFGDFKEALLNFLGTEIDGSLSSPPGEHTLVFSNEPEDKLLPDSTNESSDREVSPKFVVGAKKYGRRSRPQFNGSDSSPSESDDQDRETADCNNSIVQRSSSQSDILSSHRRRPLSGGAKLKRCASLPAQKNQRVREAILEKTKAARASKTANKINTSSVESLGNLDFENLTNKILDIWKEYGSEIGTYYFTCGQLQIVCERVGLVSTVAKKVAEEVFKKHNKHNKTEAVPVIAFSEFISLISCGDNTFAPANYPNIEISPSSPPTWQINNLFEFIGHYPTHLNTSVDSNSIKFSRAFNDDKQFNMKDVPAQLETVPTHSIIEMWERAGISSPKGLLLSLGFDEDEVNVVQLSKVLEEELRGLCGEAQTTLLKASLALQSAELSTLKQSYIQLTEENKKMHADNKDANRRVILLAQEIDERHANLEDTTKKEIRLLEQRHAEVVRDLTTRMANDRENWSNLTARLEARIKMLEQEEAKLKAESDSLRKENNALENEQTVLQKQVTSLLEANIQLNKEMVESEERSRNDEGSKNEKDTEEMLELIEKITSLQIENANLRDKNDELVAEVEGLNFEISRVKTKTKSQKVTVPVSTEDDPEHASAAVKRRGDSPSKTRITEESPRLGKFRRCNAEANSESDTSGDWIALNSELNSPLNVTSTPSTSSGFSQDSKNSTLDADQEIAILKAKISQLESDLAAIASTGSNEDSDLDASTLKKEKDALEVRCKELEASLEQMQKAYEDCEDYWQDKLSEERQLFEKERKIYEDEQKESDVKFTELVEKVREYEEQFSKDGRLSPIEEKDVLEQQYADLEAEAEQLRENTRQIFEEKAKEIASLHGEIEDLKMKLGESVEILTGATEMQSGGEMSDLESPASSPISYLWHQSTIQSPITQYKKKNLQKTPTTQRSRFKFLTKSETYTLRCGEK
- the LOC129948972 gene encoding blastoderm-specific protein 25D isoform X2, translating into MEVSSDPYEQKLFQMFTSCDTNHSGTLDENALSKLCEMLELQDRGSVIIKNLIKNPRSRISFGDFKEALLNFLGTEIDGSLSSPPGEHTLVFSNEPEDKLLPDSTNESSDREVSPKFVVGAKKYGRRSRPQFNGSDSSPSESDDQDRETADCNNSIVQRSSSQSDILSSHRRRPLSGGAKLKRCASLPAQKNQRVREAILEKTKAARASKTANKINTSSVESLGNLDFENLTNKILDIWKEYGSEIGTYYFTCGQLQIVCERVGLVSTVAKKVAEEVFKKHNKHNKTEAVPVIAFSEFISLISCGDNTFAPANYPNIEISPSSPPTWQINNLFEFIGHYPTHLNTSVDSNSIKFSRAFNDDKQFNMKDVPAQLETVPTHSIIEMWERAGISSPKGLLLSLGFDEDEVNVVQLSKVLEEELRGLCGEAQTTLLKASLALQSAELSTLKQSYIQLTEENKKMHADNKDANRRVILLAQEIDERHANLEDTTKKEIRLLEQRHAEVVRDLTTRMANDRENWSNLTARLEARIKMLEQEEAKLKAESDSLRKENNALENEQTVLQKQVTSLLEANIQLNKEMVESEERSRNDEGSKNEKDTEEMLELIEKITSLQIENANLRDKNDELVAEVEGLNFEISRVKTKTKSQKVTVPVSTEDDPEHASAAVKRRGDSPSKTRITEESPRLGKFRRCNAEANSESDTSGDWIALNSELNSPLNVTSTPSTSSGFSQDSKNSTLDADQEIAILKAKISQLESDLAAIASTGSNEDSDLDASTLKKEKDALEVRCKELEASLEQMQKAYEDCEDYWQDKLSEERQLFEKERKIYEDEQKESDVKFTELVEKVREYEEQFSKDGRLSPIEEKDVLEQQYADLEAEAEQLRENTRQIFEEKAKEIASLHGEIEDLKMKLGESVEILTGATEMQSGGEMSDLESPASSPISYLWHQSTIQSPITQYKKKNLQKTPTTQRSSTTQSNSVVQSSAVAVADEHKNISPIQKPNNSKVVTEDTTKDCEDSSSTASGKSFESHSVASTHSIQKSTGNASSSCSSPNIMKEELKRLKYFEIQLKDQIKDLSLKRDGLVMELQQLQEAKPVLEKAYARAAAHPSLIQRVNHLELKNRHLQNVIKQQHQYTESLMQQTWQQQHAELSDLRNRIETQGMIMTEQTQRLANADVLVKELYVENSHLTATIQRLEQQMCRVNLIHQHQSLSGLPGMP
- the LOC129948972 gene encoding blastoderm-specific protein 25D isoform X4, whose product is MEVSSDPYEQKLFQMFTSCDTNHSGTLDENALSKLCEMLELQDRGSVIIKNLIKNPRSRISFGDFKEALLNFLGTEIDGSLSSPPGEHTLVFSNEPEDKLLPDSTNESSDREVSPKFVVGAKKYGRRSRPQFNGSDSSPSESDDQDRETADCNNSIVQRSSSQSDILSSHRRRPLSGGAKLKRCASLPAQKNQRVREAILEKTKAARASKTANKINTSSVESLDVPAQLETVPTHSIIEMWERAGISSPKGLLLSLGFDEDEVNVVQLSKVLEEELRGLCGEAQTTLLKASLALQSAELSTLKQSYIQLTEENKKMHADNKDANRRVILLAQEIDERHANLEDTTKKEIRLLEQRHAEVVRDLTTRMANDRENWSNLTARLEARIKMLEQEEAKLKAESDSLRKENNALENEQTVLQKQVTSLLEANIQLNKEMVESEERSRNDEGSKNEKDTEEMLELIEKITSLQIENANLRDKNDELVAEVEGLNFEISRVKTKTKSQKVTVPVSTEDDPEHASAAVKRRGDSPSKTRITEESPRLGKFRRCNAEANSESDTSGDWIALNSELNSPLNVTSTPSTSSGFSQDSKNSTLDADQEIAILKAKISQLESDLAAIASTGSNEDSDLDASTLKKEKDALEVRCKELEASLEQMQKAYEDCEDYWQDKLSEERQLFEKERKIYEDEQKESDVKFTELVEKVREYEEQFSKDGRLSPIEEKDVLEQQYADLEAEAEQLRENTRQIFEEKAKEIASLHGEIEDLKMKLGESVEILTGATEMQSGGEMSDLESPASSPISYLWHQSTIQSPITQYKKKNLQKTPTTQRSRLNNLSTSETTVFSTTQSNSVVQSSAVAVADEHKNISPIQKPNNSKVVTEDTTKDCEDSSSTASGKSFESHSVASTHSIQKSTGNASSSCSSPNIMKEELKRLKYFEIQLKDQIKDLSLKRDGLVMELQQLQEAKPVLEKAYARAAAHPSLIQRVNHLELKNRHLQNVIKQQHQYTESLMQQTWQQQHAELSDLRNRIETQGMIMTEQTQRLANADVLVKELYVENSHLTATIQRLEQQMCRVNLIHQHQSLSGLPGMP
- the LOC129948972 gene encoding blastoderm-specific protein 25D isoform X1, with translation MEVSSDPYEQKLFQMFTSCDTNHSGTLDENALSKLCEMLELQDRGSVIIKNLIKNPRSRISFGDFKEALLNFLGTEIDGSLSSPPGEHTLVFSNEPEDKLLPDSTNESSDREVSPKFVVGAKKYGRRSRPQFNGSDSSPSESDDQDRETADCNNSIVQRSSSQSDILSSHRRRPLSGGAKLKRCASLPAQKNQRVREAILEKTKAARASKTANKINTSSVESLGNLDFENLTNKILDIWKEYGSEIGTYYFTCGQLQIVCERVGLVSTVAKKVAEEVFKKHNKHNKTEAVPVIAFSEFISLISCGDNTFAPANYPNIEISPSSPPTWQINNLFEFIGHYPTHLNTSVDSNSIKFSRAFNDDKQFNMKDVPAQLETVPTHSIIEMWERAGISSPKGLLLSLGFDEDEVNVVQLSKVLEEELRGLCGEAQTTLLKASLALQSAELSTLKQSYIQLTEENKKMHADNKDANRRVILLAQEIDERHANLEDTTKKEIRLLEQRHAEVVRDLTTRMANDRENWSNLTARLEARIKMLEQEEAKLKAESDSLRKENNALENEQTVLQKQVTSLLEANIQLNKEMVESEERSRNDEGSKNEKDTEEMLELIEKITSLQIENANLRDKNDELVAEVEGLNFEISRVKTKTKSQKVTVPVSTEDDPEHASAAVKRRGDSPSKTRITEESPRLGKFRRCNAEANSESDTSGDWIALNSELNSPLNVTSTPSTSSGFSQDSKNSTLDADQEIAILKAKISQLESDLAAIASTGSNEDSDLDASTLKKEKDALEVRCKELEASLEQMQKAYEDCEDYWQDKLSEERQLFEKERKIYEDEQKESDVKFTELVEKVREYEEQFSKDGRLSPIEEKDVLEQQYADLEAEAEQLRENTRQIFEEKAKEIASLHGEIEDLKMKLGESVEILTGATEMQSGGEMSDLESPASSPISYLWHQSTIQSPITQYKKKNLQKTPTTQRSRLNNLSTSETTVFSTTQSNSVVQSSAVAVADEHKNISPIQKPNNSKVVTEDTTKDCEDSSSTASGKSFESHSVASTHSIQKSTGNASSSCSSPNIMKEELKRLKYFEIQLKDQIKDLSLKRDGLVMELQQLQEAKPVLEKAYARAAAHPSLIQRVNHLELKNRHLQNVIKQQHQYTESLMQQTWQQQHAELSDLRNRIETQGMIMTEQTQRLANADVLVKELYVENSHLTATIQRLEQQMCRVNLIHQHQSLSGLPGMP
- the LOC129948972 gene encoding blastoderm-specific protein 25D isoform X3: MGTQFFYKNCHQSAIDEIIWLFEHTLVFSNEPEDKLLPDSTNESSDREVSPKFVVGAKKYGRRSRPQFNGSDSSPSESDDQDRETADCNNSIVQRSSSQSDILSSHRRRPLSGGAKLKRCASLPAQKNQRVREAILEKTKAARASKTANKINTSSVESLGNLDFENLTNKILDIWKEYGSEIGTYYFTCGQLQIVCERVGLVSTVAKKVAEEVFKKHNKHNKTEAVPVIAFSEFISLISCGDNTFAPANYPNIEISPSSPPTWQINNLFEFIGHYPTHLNTSVDSNSIKFSRAFNDDKQFNMKDVPAQLETVPTHSIIEMWERAGISSPKGLLLSLGFDEDEVNVVQLSKVLEEELRGLCGEAQTTLLKASLALQSAELSTLKQSYIQLTEENKKMHADNKDANRRVILLAQEIDERHANLEDTTKKEIRLLEQRHAEVVRDLTTRMANDRENWSNLTARLEARIKMLEQEEAKLKAESDSLRKENNALENEQTVLQKQVTSLLEANIQLNKEMVESEERSRNDEGSKNEKDTEEMLELIEKITSLQIENANLRDKNDELVAEVEGLNFEISRVKTKTKSQKVTVPVSTEDDPEHASAAVKRRGDSPSKTRITEESPRLGKFRRCNAEANSESDTSGDWIALNSELNSPLNVTSTPSTSSGFSQDSKNSTLDADQEIAILKAKISQLESDLAAIASTGSNEDSDLDASTLKKEKDALEVRCKELEASLEQMQKAYEDCEDYWQDKLSEERQLFEKERKIYEDEQKESDVKFTELVEKVREYEEQFSKDGRLSPIEEKDVLEQQYADLEAEAEQLRENTRQIFEEKAKEIASLHGEIEDLKMKLGESVEILTGATEMQSGGEMSDLESPASSPISYLWHQSTIQSPITQYKKKNLQKTPTTQRSRLNNLSTSETTVFSTTQSNSVVQSSAVAVADEHKNISPIQKPNNSKVVTEDTTKDCEDSSSTASGKSFESHSVASTHSIQKSTGNASSSCSSPNIMKEELKRLKYFEIQLKDQIKDLSLKRDGLVMELQQLQEAKPVLEKAYARAAAHPSLIQRVNHLELKNRHLQNVIKQQHQYTESLMQQTWQQQHAELSDLRNRIETQGMIMTEQTQRLANADVLVKELYVENSHLTATIQRLEQQMCRVNLIHQHQSLSGLPGMP